The genomic interval TCGACTCTGCCATTTAATATGGAGGAGTTGCAATGATCTGAACAGAGGTGCAACATCATCTTACGATCTTAATGGCTTTGAAACCAGGAAAGGGATTCGAGCAGTTGACATTGCAACCTCAGAATATGGGTTCTTGTCAAGATGGATTGCAGCTTTTTTAACAGAATCACTTTCGTTATAAGCTCAACAATTCTCCGATAACTTCTACTTTGATTGTTAAATGTTGTCCATGTGAGCGAGACTATGGTTAAGAATAACAAGTGAAGCTCATTTCACCTAGACAAGTACCCAGATTAGTAGTTCCAATCCATTTGGGGAGGAGCAATGTATGGTTGGGTTAGGCCAATCTTTAACAATAAAGGTTTGCCagcaagaatatatatatatatatatataatacatttGCGAGCAGACAGATAGAATAGTGATTCCCAAATGGGACTAATCACTTCTACAAATGAACCAATCCTGCAAATTGCTCTAGTGATTCATGTTACAGCGGCAGCAGCACATCCGGTCATGTACCCAGATGCATAATCTCAAATCTCAATCCATCTGCCCTTTGTACAAGTGCAAAGAACTGCGCACCTGATGTCAATTGCAAAAGGAAAGCGTTTCTAAAAACAAAGTAAAAGATATCTACATTTTCAACACAGATAGAAGAAAAAATACTATCATTTTCACAGATGAAACCGATCCTGCAACTGCTTAAGCTCCAAAGTTTAACTGTCTAAATCATAAACTCAATTATATTACAAAAGGTCATCCTGTACGGATTAATTGGTTAGGCTAAAGTCTTCTGTCCAGATCTAGTTTGTTACTCCTTGTCAAGCAGCACCATCAACATTAAGTTTCTCCCCTTCAACCCTCGATGACTTCACATCAGCTGGTGCATGCTCAGTGATAAAAGCACGCTGATGTGCTGGCTCAGACACTCTGTTATACAAGTCATGCCCACCTGCAGCCACCACCCATCCCCCGCCACTCATGTAGGCAGGAGGGTAAAAGGCATTGCCGTATGGAAACATCCATGCCTGAGGAACAATTGGGGCAATTCCATAAGAAATTCCAGTAAATCCACCTGCAGGGTACCAACCGCCATAAACACCTGTTCCACCAGTAAATCCTCCCACCATACCAGTATTAGGTGCAGGAGTAGGAAGAACTCCATACGTGTTAGTACCACCAGTATAACGAGTACGACTGCCTCCCGACTGATAGCCCCTGTCATTGTCACGGTAACTCTCCTCCCTCGGCACAGCCCTCTTGACCTCCACAAACTTGCCACCCAACTCATGAAAGCTTTTCTGCATCACATTCTCCACAGACTCCTCCGAACCAAAAGTAATAAAACCAAACCCCCTAGGGCGTTGAGTCGCACCGTCCATCATCACAACTACATCAGTCACTCTACCAAACTTCTCAAAATACCTCCTAAACTCCAATTCGGTCACATTCTGCGACAAGCCCCCTACAAAAATCTTCCTAGTCCTAAACATATTGTTGCCAGTCTCAAAACTAATACTCTGAGATTGTTGCGGTGACAGTGGTTCTTGGTTTCTGTTGTACCCCCAGCCTCTTCTGGGTTTTGCTTTCTTCACATCTacctatcaaccata from Argentina anserina chromosome 2, drPotAnse1.1, whole genome shotgun sequence carries:
- the LOC126783762 gene encoding heterogeneous nuclear ribonucleoprotein 1-like, coding for MDSDQAKLFVGGLSLDTTEATLQDHFGQYGVVLGSTVTRDRGTNTPRGFGFVWFSDPFSADKALADSHVILGRKVDVKKAKPRRGWGYNRNQEPLSPQQSQSISFETGNNMFRTRKIFVGGLSQNVTELEFRRYFEKFGRVTDVVVMMDGATQRPRGFGFITFGSEESVENVMQKSFHELGGKFVEVKRAVPREESYRDNDRGYQSGGSRTRYTGGTNTYGVLPTPAPNTGMVGGFTGGTGVYGGWYPAGGFTGISYGIAPIVPQAWMFPYGNAFYPPAYMSGGGWVVAAGGHDLYNRVSEPAHQRAFITEHAPADVKSSRVEGEKLNVDGAA